In the genome of Pseudanabaena mucicola str. Chao 1806, the window TAAATTATGCCTAGCTACTTATGTACAACAGACGCTAGTGCTGCAAAGTGATTTTTTTAGTAATTATGTTGCGGGCGCTTTGCGCCCGCAACATAATTACATGGCATAACTACCCAAGAAGCATATGAATTTATGTAAACAAAATGTGTCTTACAATACCACCTGAGTTAATGTATATACATGGCACAAGAGACAGAGCAACTCAATCCAAACGCAAACCCAGCTTGAGTTCCGAAAGCAACCTTTTCATTAAAAAGGAGGAGAAGCAAATAGAAAGAGTTAAAAGTCAAAGACGGATTGACGCTTTGTTGCTCCCTGCGATTCCTCGATCTTTACGGGGCAGTGCTTATCCTAAAGATCGGTGTAGTTTTGATAACTTCGATAGCCTGTATCATTATTGAGGTCTCTTAATTTTTGTCTTTTGTATTTTTAGGTTTTGACCTAGCATTATGACAATTGAGGCAAACTGATTTAGCTTAAACGTAAAGGCTACAGCGCATAGTTAATCAATACCTAACACGTCCAGTTAAACCTCTAGTAGATAACTAATTGAATTATTTTAGACATGAGTCTAGCAGCCTTCTGCTAGACTCATTGAGTTTTTAAGGAAACTAAAACTAAAGATGTTGCTTCGCAACAGCTTTGCGATGAATGATCCATCTTTCGGTAAAATAAAGAACAATTCATTATTTTCATAATCCTAACTCAGGGGTAAACGAGCCTTGCCTAAAATCGTTATTGCTGGCAACTGGAAAATGTATAAAACCCAGTCCGAAGCCAAAGCATTTTTCTCAGAATTTCCTGCACATCTTAAAGCCACCGCATCCCAAGCGGCGATCGCTGATCAGCAAATCCTCGTTTGCGTGCCTTTTACCAATCTTGCGATCCTTCAGACTGTTGTGCCATCACTTGGTCAAAACAACTTAAGTATAGGTGCTCAAAATGTTCACTGGGCTGAAAATGGCGCATTTACAGGTGAAATTTCTGCGCCAATGCTAGTCGAGCTTGGCATCAAATATGTAATCATTGGACACAGTGAACGCCGTCAGTTTTTTGGCGAAACTGATGAAACGGTAAACAAACGTCTTAAATCAGCACAAGCTCATGGTTTAACCCCTATCCTCTGTGTTGGTGAAAGCAAGCAACAAAGGGATGCCAATGAGACTGAATCTTGGATTTTCTCGCAACTTGCCTCCGATCTCGTTGATGTTGACCAAAATAATTTGATCATTGCCTACGAACCAATCTGGGCAATCGGTACAGGTGACACCTGCAACGCAAGTGAAGCTAATCGTGTGATTGGACTGATTCGTAGTAAGTTAAGTAATCGCGATACTACAATTCAGTATGGTGGTTCCGTCAAGTCTGATAATATCGATGAAATTATGGCACAACCTGAAATTAATGGTGTATTAGTTGGTGGAGCTAGTCTTGACCCAGCAGGCTTCGCACGTATTATTAATTATCGTTAACCTTGATTCAGGTTTACTTTTCATCTTTAAAATTTACTCGCTGTCTATATACCCAACATAAGTACAGCGATCGCTACAGCCTACATAACCATAACAAATTTGATCAAGTTGCAAAATTGACTTTATGAGATCA includes:
- the tpiA gene encoding triose-phosphate isomerase, giving the protein MPKIVIAGNWKMYKTQSEAKAFFSEFPAHLKATASQAAIADQQILVCVPFTNLAILQTVVPSLGQNNLSIGAQNVHWAENGAFTGEISAPMLVELGIKYVIIGHSERRQFFGETDETVNKRLKSAQAHGLTPILCVGESKQQRDANETESWIFSQLASDLVDVDQNNLIIAYEPIWAIGTGDTCNASEANRVIGLIRSKLSNRDTTIQYGGSVKSDNIDEIMAQPEINGVLVGGASLDPAGFARIINYR